One window of the Cherax quadricarinatus isolate ZL_2023a chromosome 41, ASM3850222v1, whole genome shotgun sequence genome contains the following:
- the LOC128695789 gene encoding coiled-coil domain-containing protein 97 translates to MWGEFYDEDTQTSGEHPNPSLESSGELDYTSEDAESAAPLLSLRDRLIHFMAASTIILKSQQRYEPDLTYQERKDIAEKLLDEKPGQFLYRFGRQLEREHLQYFLKYEGDAEVDYYLSEALKHKNEHTNKIIIRNRRYSALQKLRSTGDYFSEKEMERRNPLLYDQLIGKHQTKEEREDRYKIDSSNVRFSSILLDHIDKCTDNTIKKLQEDQEDEMFEEEEDTDNEEVNSPVESRKKQLFKEEFYSVGYHNFLRGKDEDFDYGQVDTSDDYDPLDIRARDEEERYFDEDEETHSDTGMCCTSSSMKNSDVQNTEQETSSKILENGEAFKNDEVDTCRTFEVDYETMEPESIDQCLMDIADIHLTSKT, encoded by the exons ATGTGGGGAGAATTTTATGATGAAGATACCCAGACATCAGGAGAGCATCCTAACCCAAGTTTGGAGTCCAGTGGAGAACTAGACTATACAAGCGAGGATGCAGAGAGTGCAGCACCACTGCTGTCATTGAGAGACCGTTTAATCCATTTTATGGCGGCTAGTACTATCATCTTGAAAAGTCAGCAGAGGTATGAACCAGATCTAACATACCAAGAAAGGAAGGACATAGCTGAAAAGCTGCTTGATGAGAAACCAGGGCAGTTCTTATACAG atTTGGAAGGCAGTTGGAGAGAGAGCATCTTCAGTATTTCTTGAAATATGAAGGGGATGCTGAAGTAGACTATTATCTTAGCGAAGCATTGAAACATAAGAATGAGCACACCAACAA AATTATAATCCGGAATAGAAGATACTCAGCTCTGCAGAAACTTCGCAGCACTGGAGATTATTTCAGTGAAAAAGAGATGGAACGCCGAAACCCACTTTTGTATGATCAGCTTATTGGGAAGCACCAAacaaaagaagagagagaagatagATATAAAATAGACAGCAGTAATGTCAG ATTTTCCAGCATCCTTTTAGATCACATTGACAAATGTACTGACAATACCATTAAAAAGCTACAAGAAGATCAAGAGGATGAAATGTTTGAGGAAGAAGAAGATACTGACAATGAGGAAGTGAATAGTCCTGTTGAATCACGAAAAAAACAACTGTTTAAGGAAGAGTTCTACTCAGTAGGATATCACAACTTTttgagagggaaggatgaagatTTTGATTATGG ccaagTTGACACCAGTGATGATTATGATCCTCTTGACATTCGTGCAAGAGATGAGGAAGAAAGATATTTTGATGAAGATGAGGAAACCCACAGTGACACAGGAATGTGTTGCACCAGCAGTAGTATGAAAAATTCTGATGTTCAAAATACTGAACAAGAAACTTCAAGTAAAATTCTTGAAAATGGTGAAGCTTTTAAAAATGACGAAGTGGATACTTGCAGAACATTTGAAGTTGATTATGAGACCATGGAGCCAGAGAGTATTGACCAATGTTTGATGGACATTGCTGATATACATTTAACTTCTAAGACTTGA